From a single Micromonospora pallida genomic region:
- a CDS encoding polyamine aminopropyltransferase, producing the protein MTTDAPERPRWRLSRAAVLLAVFVCAACGLVYELALVALGSYLIGDTVGQASIVLGVMVFAMGVGALAAKPFQSRAAAAFALVELVLALLGGLSVLGLYAAFAWLDLYGPALVGTAFVLGLLIGAEIPLLMVLLQRIREQSAGSAVADLFAADYVGALLGGLAFPFLLIPVFGQLKGALVVGAVNAVAGLALVVTVFRRELSRRARVALTAGSVVVALCLGYAWITARDFEVTARQQLYRDPVVHAERSRYQEIVLTRSVAETGRQVTDLRLFLNGDLQFSSVDEYRYHEALVHPALRGPHSEVLVLGAGDGLAVRELLRYPDVRRVTVVDLDPAVVALARSEPQLRQLNGDAFADPRVRVVHADAFGWLRTAGERFDVVVADLPDPDETATAKLYTVEFYSLVRSVLAETGRMVVQSGSPYFAPRSYWSIEASVRAAGFATRPYHVDVPSFGDWGFVLAAPGPNPPPLELPADAPSLRFLDASTLAAAGNFPADRRQVDVPASTLLQPKVLEYARAEWRGY; encoded by the coding sequence GTGACCACCGACGCACCGGAACGTCCGCGCTGGCGGCTGTCCCGCGCGGCGGTTCTGCTCGCGGTCTTCGTCTGCGCGGCCTGCGGCCTGGTCTACGAGCTGGCCCTGGTCGCGCTCGGCAGCTACCTGATCGGCGACACGGTCGGTCAGGCGTCGATCGTGCTCGGCGTGATGGTCTTCGCGATGGGCGTCGGCGCGCTCGCCGCGAAGCCGTTCCAGTCCCGGGCCGCCGCCGCGTTCGCTCTGGTAGAGCTGGTGCTGGCGCTGCTCGGCGGGCTCTCCGTGCTCGGCCTCTACGCGGCCTTCGCCTGGCTGGACCTCTACGGTCCGGCGCTGGTCGGCACCGCGTTCGTGCTCGGGCTGCTGATCGGCGCGGAGATTCCGCTGCTGATGGTGCTGCTGCAACGCATCCGGGAACAGTCCGCCGGCAGCGCGGTGGCCGACCTGTTCGCCGCCGACTACGTCGGCGCGCTGCTCGGCGGGCTGGCCTTCCCGTTTCTGCTGATCCCGGTCTTCGGGCAGCTCAAGGGGGCACTCGTGGTCGGCGCGGTGAACGCCGTCGCCGGCCTGGCCCTGGTGGTCACGGTGTTCCGGCGGGAGCTGAGCCGGCGGGCACGCGTCGCGCTCACCGCCGGGTCCGTCGTGGTCGCGCTCTGCCTCGGGTACGCCTGGATCACCGCCCGGGACTTCGAGGTGACCGCCCGGCAGCAGCTCTACCGGGATCCGGTGGTGCACGCCGAGCGCAGCCGCTACCAGGAGATCGTGTTGACCCGGTCGGTGGCCGAGACCGGCCGGCAGGTCACCGACCTGCGGCTCTTCCTCAACGGCGACCTTCAGTTCAGCTCGGTCGACGAGTACCGCTACCACGAGGCGCTGGTGCATCCGGCGCTGCGCGGCCCGCATAGCGAGGTGCTGGTGCTCGGGGCCGGCGACGGACTGGCCGTCCGGGAACTGCTGCGCTACCCGGACGTGCGGCGGGTGACCGTCGTCGACCTGGACCCGGCGGTGGTGGCGTTGGCCCGGAGCGAGCCGCAACTGCGCCAGCTCAACGGGGACGCCTTCGCCGACCCCCGGGTCCGCGTGGTGCACGCCGACGCGTTCGGTTGGCTGCGGACCGCCGGGGAACGCTTCGACGTGGTGGTGGCGGACCTGCCCGACCCGGACGAGACCGCCACCGCCAAGCTCTACACCGTCGAGTTCTACTCCCTGGTCCGCTCGGTGCTCGCCGAGACCGGCCGGATGGTGGTGCAGTCCGGCTCGCCGTACTTCGCGCCCCGTTCGTACTGGTCGATCGAGGCATCGGTCCGGGCGGCCGGCTTCGCCACCCGGCCGTACCACGTGGACGTGCCGTCCTTTGGCGACTGGGGATTCGTGCTGGCCGCCCCCGGCCCGAACCCGCCCCCGCTGGAGTTGCCGGCCGACGCGCCGTCGCTGCGGTTCCTGGACGCCAGCACGCTTGCCGCGGCCGGGAACTTCCCCGCCGACCGGCGCCAGGTGGACGTGCCCGCCTCCACTCTGCTCCAGCCGAAGGTCCTCGAGTACGCCCGCGCGGAGTGGCGCGGCTACTGA
- a CDS encoding DUF2617 family protein, with translation MLVSLDAPYVDTSAGDLSLALGGPELPALYVLDLDLAGGQRLRLRLLGASHQVLLHAAEATTGLSETAETVVLTETVACLPGRRPDLPATVHEPGSGYTFTANVLRPEAGGLSSRVAALRAELADDPYALVGVFPGDPDAVTALAVVPDPAPGTVRWRTWHAYPQTNELVLTETVVTL, from the coding sequence GTGCTGGTCAGTCTGGACGCGCCGTACGTTGACACCAGCGCCGGTGACCTGAGCCTGGCGCTCGGGGGGCCGGAACTGCCCGCCCTGTACGTGCTGGACCTCGATCTGGCAGGTGGGCAGCGGCTCCGGCTGCGCCTGCTCGGCGCCTCCCACCAGGTGCTCCTGCACGCCGCAGAGGCGACGACCGGGCTCTCCGAGACCGCCGAGACCGTGGTGCTCACCGAGACCGTGGCCTGTCTGCCGGGGCGGCGACCCGACCTGCCGGCCACGGTGCACGAGCCCGGGAGCGGCTACACGTTCACCGCGAACGTGCTCCGGCCGGAGGCGGGCGGACTGAGCAGTCGGGTCGCCGCCCTCCGGGCGGAACTGGCCGACGACCCGTACGCGCTGGTCGGGGTCTTTCCCGGCGACCCGGACGCGGTGACCGCCCTCGCGGTCGTGCCGGACCCGGCCCCGGGCACGGTGCGCTGGCGCACCTGGCACGCGTATCCGCAGACCAATGAACTGGTTTTGACCGAGACGGTGGTGACACTGTGA
- a CDS encoding cation:proton antiporter regulatory subunit, whose amino-acid sequence MRVRVEQTALPGIGVRHDMVTESGRRLGVVSHRNGRRDLVLYDPDDPDSCQHDIPLTDDEAEALADILGASLMLGQLTGLRDQAAGLLTEQIAIPAGSKYVNRRLGDTKTRTRTSASIVAVLREGEVFASPGPTFRFAAGDVVVVVGTRKGLDGVTAILADSDPDG is encoded by the coding sequence GTGCGAGTACGTGTCGAACAGACTGCCCTACCGGGAATTGGCGTACGTCACGACATGGTGACGGAATCCGGACGCCGACTTGGCGTGGTGTCCCACCGCAACGGCCGGCGGGACCTTGTCCTATATGACCCAGATGATCCAGATTCCTGCCAGCACGACATACCCCTGACCGACGACGAGGCGGAGGCGCTGGCCGACATCCTCGGCGCGTCGCTGATGCTCGGTCAGCTCACCGGGCTGCGCGACCAGGCCGCCGGGCTGCTCACCGAGCAGATCGCGATCCCGGCCGGCTCGAAGTACGTCAACCGCCGACTCGGCGACACCAAGACGAGGACCCGCACCAGCGCCTCCATCGTCGCCGTCCTGCGTGAGGGCGAGGTGTTCGCCTCGCCGGGCCCCACCTTCCGCTTCGCGGCCGGTGACGTGGTGGTCGTGGTCGGCACCCGCAAGGGGCTCGACGGTGTCACAGCCATCCTGGCCGACAGCGACCCGGACGGCTGA
- a CDS encoding DUF4247 domain-containing protein yields MTYRRWFVVGAAFALIGALVAAFAIFYGNFSPRGYVEDRYTRASGQDIGREAIAYTSYKSPSHVAAEVTKAWKPADQFVDGSGVYLRYDDDSVVILPAAAGSLILLEGVSTAYPRYHSTVGNSWGWGRGSTVRGGGPGSGK; encoded by the coding sequence GTGACATACCGCAGATGGTTCGTGGTGGGCGCGGCGTTCGCCCTGATCGGCGCGCTGGTCGCCGCCTTCGCGATCTTCTACGGCAACTTCTCCCCCCGGGGCTACGTCGAGGACCGGTACACCCGGGCCAGTGGCCAGGACATCGGCCGGGAGGCGATCGCATACACCTCGTACAAGTCGCCGAGCCACGTGGCGGCCGAGGTGACCAAAGCCTGGAAGCCGGCCGACCAGTTCGTCGACGGCAGCGGCGTCTACCTGCGCTACGACGACGACTCGGTGGTCATCCTGCCGGCGGCCGCCGGCTCGCTGATCCTGCTCGAAGGCGTCTCCACCGCCTATCCGCGCTACCACTCCACGGTGGGCAACAGCTGGGGCTGGGGACGCGGCAGCACCGTCCGTGGCGGCGGCCCCGGCAGCGGGAAGTGA
- the grpE gene encoding nucleotide exchange factor GrpE, translating to MTDKPRAEGSEETPDSVPGDSGTPADSTGGGPESAAGLVEEAEVVVDEVESTVTETDGAPVVDAPAKPAEAAPAAPLGAELEALRAELDERTKDLQRVSAEYANYRKRVERDRALVGEQATGAVLTALLPILDDLDRAREHGDLVGPFGTVAEQLTTALGKFGLTAFGEQGDPFDPTRHEAVAHQTSAEVSEPTCVQVMRRGYQLGERLLRPAMVAVADPE from the coding sequence ATGACGGACAAGCCACGCGCCGAGGGGTCGGAGGAAACCCCGGACTCGGTGCCGGGTGACTCCGGGACGCCGGCCGACTCCACCGGAGGCGGACCCGAGTCCGCCGCCGGCCTGGTCGAGGAGGCCGAGGTGGTGGTCGACGAGGTCGAGTCGACCGTCACCGAGACCGACGGCGCGCCGGTGGTGGACGCCCCGGCCAAGCCGGCCGAGGCCGCGCCGGCCGCCCCGCTCGGAGCCGAACTGGAGGCGCTCCGGGCGGAACTGGACGAACGCACCAAGGACCTGCAACGCGTCTCGGCCGAGTACGCCAACTACCGCAAGCGGGTCGAGCGGGACCGGGCCCTGGTCGGCGAGCAGGCGACCGGCGCGGTGCTCACCGCGCTGCTGCCGATCCTCGACGACCTCGACCGGGCGCGCGAGCATGGCGACCTGGTGGGCCCGTTCGGCACGGTGGCCGAGCAGCTCACCACGGCCCTGGGCAAGTTCGGCCTCACCGCCTTCGGCGAGCAGGGCGACCCCTTCGACCCGACCCGGCACGAGGCGGTCGCCCACCAGACCTCGGCCGAGGTCAGCGAGCCGACCTGCGTCCAGGTCATGCGCCGGGGCTACCAGCTCGGCGAGCGCCTGCTGCGGCCCGCGATGGTCGCGGTTGCCGATCCGGAATAG
- the clpB gene encoding ATP-dependent chaperone ClpB: MNTERLTTKSREVITGAVALANQRGHATVEPWHLLLSLLDTAGSTAAGLLRAAGSDPVELRRVTVRAIDALPAARGSSIAEPSLSREFVNAIGAAEQIARPLGDEYTSTEHLLAGLARVGGAVAGALKSAGATEENLVAAFPTIRGGDRRVTTADPEQSYQALEKYGVDLTASARDGKIDPVIGRDSEIRRVIQVLSRRTKNNPVLIGEPGVGKTAIVEGLAQRIVAGDVPESLRDKKLVSLDLGAMVAGAQYRGQFEERLKSVLEEIKNSNGQVITFLDELHTVVGAGKGEGSMDAGNMLKPMLARGELRMVGATTLDEYREHIEKDPALERRFQPVLVGEPTIEDTIGILRGLKERYEVHHGVRITDAALVAAASLSDRYITDRFLPDKAIDLVDESASRLRMEIDSRPVEVDEIERAVRRLEIEEMALAKEPDAASAERLERLRKELADKREQLTALSDRWKLEKGHITKLSTAKEELERLGGEAERAERDGELERAAELRYGRIPALKVDLARAEEELARLQADGAMLKEEVGADDIAAVVASWTGIPAGRLLEGETAKLLRMEESLGDRVVGQSEAVAAVSDAVRRARAGVADPDRPTGSFLFLGPTGVGKTELAKALAEFLFDDERAMVRIDMSEYGEKHSVARLVGAPPGYIGYEEGGQLTEAVRRRPYSVILLDEVEKAHPDVFDILLQVLDDGRLTDGQGRTVDFRNAILILTSNLGSAVISDLMLAEEQRREGVLAVVRSHFKPEFLNRLDDIVVFAALQGDDLRAIVDIQLGRMRKRLADRRLGLDITEPARAWLAEHGYDPIYGARPLRRLVQSAIGDQLAKALLAGQIRDGNTVQVDLSDTKDALTVTPA; the protein is encoded by the coding sequence ATGAACACGGAACGCCTCACCACCAAGAGCCGCGAGGTCATCACCGGTGCCGTCGCCCTCGCCAACCAGCGCGGGCACGCCACCGTCGAACCCTGGCACCTGCTGCTGTCACTGCTGGACACCGCCGGCTCCACCGCCGCCGGCCTGCTGCGCGCCGCCGGGTCCGACCCGGTCGAGCTGCGCCGGGTCACGGTACGCGCGATCGACGCCCTGCCCGCCGCGCGCGGCTCCAGCATCGCCGAGCCGAGCCTGTCCCGGGAGTTCGTCAACGCCATCGGGGCGGCCGAGCAGATCGCCCGGCCGTTGGGCGACGAGTACACCTCCACCGAGCACCTGCTCGCCGGCCTGGCCCGGGTCGGCGGCGCGGTGGCCGGTGCGCTGAAGTCGGCCGGGGCCACCGAGGAGAACCTGGTCGCCGCCTTCCCGACGATCCGGGGCGGAGACCGGCGGGTCACCACCGCCGACCCGGAGCAGAGCTACCAGGCCCTGGAGAAGTACGGCGTCGACCTCACCGCCAGCGCCCGCGACGGCAAGATCGACCCGGTGATCGGTCGGGACTCCGAGATCCGCCGGGTGATCCAGGTGCTGTCGAGGCGTACCAAGAACAACCCGGTGCTGATCGGCGAGCCCGGTGTCGGCAAGACCGCCATCGTCGAGGGCCTGGCCCAGCGGATCGTCGCCGGGGACGTGCCCGAGTCGCTGCGGGACAAGAAGCTCGTCTCGCTCGACCTCGGCGCGATGGTCGCCGGGGCGCAGTACCGGGGCCAGTTCGAGGAGCGGCTCAAGTCCGTCCTGGAGGAGATCAAGAACTCCAACGGCCAGGTCATCACCTTCCTCGACGAGCTGCACACCGTGGTCGGCGCGGGCAAGGGCGAGGGCTCGATGGACGCCGGCAACATGCTCAAGCCGATGCTGGCCCGGGGTGAGCTGCGGATGGTCGGCGCGACCACCCTCGACGAGTACCGCGAGCACATCGAGAAGGACCCGGCCCTGGAGCGCCGCTTCCAGCCGGTGCTGGTCGGCGAGCCGACCATCGAGGACACCATCGGCATCCTGCGCGGCCTGAAGGAGCGCTACGAGGTGCACCACGGCGTCCGGATCACCGACGCCGCCCTGGTCGCCGCCGCCTCCCTGTCGGACCGCTACATCACCGACCGGTTCCTGCCGGACAAGGCGATCGACCTGGTCGACGAGTCCGCCTCCCGGCTCCGGATGGAGATCGACTCCCGGCCGGTCGAGGTGGACGAGATCGAGCGGGCCGTCCGCCGGCTGGAGATCGAGGAGATGGCGCTGGCCAAGGAGCCGGACGCCGCCTCCGCCGAGCGCCTCGAACGGCTACGTAAGGAACTGGCCGACAAGCGCGAGCAGCTCACCGCCCTCTCCGACCGCTGGAAGCTGGAGAAGGGCCACATCACCAAGCTCTCCACCGCCAAGGAGGAGCTGGAACGGCTCGGCGGTGAGGCCGAGCGGGCCGAACGCGACGGCGAACTGGAACGCGCCGCCGAGCTCCGGTACGGCCGGATTCCCGCGCTCAAGGTCGACCTGGCCAGGGCGGAGGAGGAACTGGCCCGACTCCAGGCCGACGGCGCGATGCTGAAGGAGGAGGTCGGCGCGGACGACATCGCCGCCGTGGTCGCCTCCTGGACGGGCATTCCGGCCGGCCGGCTGCTGGAGGGCGAGACCGCCAAGCTGCTCCGGATGGAGGAGTCACTGGGTGACCGGGTGGTCGGCCAGTCCGAGGCGGTCGCCGCGGTCTCCGACGCGGTCCGGCGCGCCCGCGCCGGGGTCGCCGACCCGGACCGCCCCACCGGCAGCTTCCTCTTCCTCGGCCCGACCGGCGTCGGCAAGACCGAGCTGGCCAAGGCGCTCGCCGAGTTCCTCTTCGACGACGAGCGGGCCATGGTCCGCATCGACATGAGCGAGTACGGCGAGAAGCACTCCGTCGCCCGGCTCGTCGGTGCCCCGCCCGGCTACATCGGCTACGAGGAAGGCGGCCAGCTCACCGAGGCGGTGCGTCGTCGTCCGTACTCGGTGATCCTGCTGGACGAGGTCGAGAAGGCCCACCCGGACGTCTTCGACATCCTGCTCCAGGTGCTCGACGACGGCCGGCTCACCGACGGCCAGGGTCGTACGGTCGACTTCCGCAACGCCATCCTGATCCTCACCTCGAACCTGGGTTCGGCGGTGATCAGCGACCTGATGCTGGCCGAGGAGCAGCGCCGGGAGGGCGTACTCGCGGTGGTCCGGTCGCACTTCAAGCCGGAGTTCCTCAACCGACTGGACGACATCGTGGTCTTCGCCGCCCTCCAGGGCGACGACCTGCGGGCCATCGTCGACATCCAGCTCGGCCGGATGCGGAAGCGGCTCGCCGACCGCCGCCTCGGCCTGGACATCACCGAACCGGCCCGCGCCTGGCTCGCCGAGCACGGGTACGACCCGATCTACGGTGCCCGTCCGCTGCGCCGCCTGGTCCAGTCCGCCATCGGCGACCAGCTCGCCAAGGCCCTGCTGGCCGGCCAGATCCGCGACGGCAACACCGTCCAGGTCGACCTGTCCGACACCAAGGACGCCCTGACCGTCACCCCCGCCTGA
- a CDS encoding DUF4178 domain-containing protein: MSGTLAYLVAGLGCLVGVAGVVVVLVALRRSRRQPSAPTAADPFRDHDADALRGDPRRLRPGDLVEIRQVTYAVRGSLHLTEGGWSWDEHLLDTADGTKRWLSVEEDPDLELVLWTAEPDATVTPGPPTVDFDGRRYRSDESGQARWTATGTTGLGPTGSVRYHDYTASGGARLSFEKYGDADWEVARGELLRRPEVMIYPQGGPEKVG, encoded by the coding sequence GTGAGCGGGACACTGGCGTACCTGGTAGCGGGCCTTGGCTGCCTTGTCGGGGTGGCCGGGGTGGTCGTCGTTCTCGTCGCCCTGCGCCGGTCCCGCCGGCAGCCGTCCGCCCCGACCGCCGCCGACCCGTTCCGCGACCACGACGCGGACGCGCTGCGCGGCGACCCGCGCAGGCTGCGTCCCGGCGACCTGGTCGAGATCCGACAGGTGACGTACGCGGTGCGCGGCTCGCTGCACCTCACCGAGGGCGGCTGGAGCTGGGACGAGCACCTGCTGGACACGGCGGACGGCACGAAGCGCTGGCTCTCCGTCGAGGAGGACCCGGACCTGGAGTTGGTGCTCTGGACCGCCGAGCCGGATGCCACGGTGACCCCCGGCCCGCCCACGGTCGACTTCGACGGCCGCCGCTACCGCAGCGACGAGTCCGGCCAGGCCCGCTGGACCGCCACCGGCACCACCGGGCTCGGCCCCACCGGCAGCGTCCGGTACCACGACTACACCGCGTCCGGCGGGGCCCGGCTCTCCTTCGAGAAGTACGGCGACGCCGACTGGGAGGTGGCCCGGGGCGAACTACTGCGCCGGCCCGAGGTGATGATCTACCCGCAGGGCGGGCCGGAGAAGGTGGGCTGA
- a CDS encoding heat shock protein transcriptional repressor HspR — protein sequence MADGFVGSGDPAYDAKVLMISVAARMAGMHPQTLRQYDRLGLVQPGRAAGGGRRYSVRDVVLLREVQRLSQDDGVNLAGIKRIIGLEQLLEQAQARLAEMEAELDAAHRRIAELEAMARFPGRDIVPTRRTSTALVVWRPRRTS from the coding sequence ATGGCGGACGGGTTCGTCGGCTCGGGTGACCCTGCCTACGACGCCAAGGTACTGATGATCTCGGTCGCGGCGCGGATGGCGGGGATGCATCCGCAGACGTTGCGGCAGTACGACCGGCTCGGGCTGGTGCAGCCGGGACGGGCGGCCGGCGGCGGTCGCCGCTACAGCGTCCGGGACGTGGTGCTGCTGCGCGAGGTGCAGCGGCTCAGCCAGGACGACGGGGTGAACCTCGCCGGCATCAAGCGGATCATCGGCCTGGAGCAGCTCTTGGAGCAGGCCCAGGCCCGGCTCGCCGAGATGGAGGCGGAGCTGGACGCCGCCCACCGGCGGATCGCCGAACTGGAGGCGATGGCCCGCTTCCCGGGTCGGGACATCGTCCCGACCCGACGCACCTCCACCGCGCTGGTCGTCTGGCGCCCCCGTCGCACCTCCTGA
- the dnaJ gene encoding molecular chaperone DnaJ, with amino-acid sequence MSSKDWLEKDYYAVLGVDKSASSDDIKKAYRKLARESHPDHNPDDPKAEERFKAASEAYNVLSDDKRRREYDEMRTLFGSGAFRRNARGTGGGGAPFDVSDLFGGGSAGGGRFAGGNFSDLFGSMFGGGGGGGPARPRGPARGRDVETEVALDFEDAVRGVTLPLTLRAPGVCDTCHGDGAKPGTRPVTCAQCHGSGMVTRNQGSFSFAEPCRNCQGVGTIVEEKCPECRGTGGVTKTRTLNVRFPAGVADGQKIRLAGRGEPGERGGPAGDLFVQVKVRPDELFGRAGDDLTLTVPITFAEATLGTDLRVPTLDSAVTLRVPPGTPSGRVLRARGKGVVRRDGQAGDLLVTLDVVVPARLSDEARAALETFAAHTPSAAREHLDARVRRVG; translated from the coding sequence GTGAGTTCCAAGGACTGGCTGGAGAAGGACTACTACGCCGTGCTCGGCGTGGACAAGTCCGCCTCCTCGGACGACATCAAGAAGGCGTACCGGAAACTGGCGCGGGAGTCCCACCCCGACCACAACCCGGACGACCCGAAGGCGGAGGAGCGGTTCAAGGCGGCCTCCGAGGCGTACAACGTGCTCTCCGACGACAAGCGTCGCCGCGAGTACGACGAGATGCGCACGCTGTTCGGGTCGGGCGCCTTCCGGCGTAACGCCCGGGGCACTGGCGGCGGCGGTGCGCCGTTCGACGTCTCCGACCTGTTCGGCGGCGGCAGCGCGGGCGGCGGTCGGTTCGCCGGCGGCAACTTCTCCGACCTGTTCGGCTCGATGTTCGGCGGTGGCGGTGGCGGTGGTCCAGCTCGGCCACGTGGCCCGGCCCGGGGCCGGGACGTCGAGACGGAGGTCGCGCTGGACTTCGAGGACGCGGTCCGCGGCGTCACCCTCCCGCTGACCCTGCGCGCCCCCGGGGTCTGCGACACCTGCCACGGGGACGGGGCCAAGCCCGGCACCCGACCGGTGACCTGTGCCCAGTGCCACGGCTCCGGCATGGTGACCCGCAACCAGGGGTCGTTCAGTTTCGCCGAACCGTGCCGCAACTGTCAGGGCGTCGGCACGATCGTCGAGGAGAAGTGCCCCGAGTGCCGGGGCACCGGCGGGGTCACCAAGACCCGTACCCTCAACGTCCGTTTCCCCGCCGGGGTCGCCGACGGCCAGAAGATCCGGCTGGCCGGCCGGGGCGAGCCGGGCGAGCGCGGCGGCCCGGCGGGCGACCTCTTCGTGCAGGTGAAGGTACGTCCCGACGAGCTGTTCGGGCGGGCCGGGGACGATCTGACCCTGACCGTGCCGATCACCTTCGCGGAGGCGACGCTCGGCACCGACCTGCGGGTGCCAACTCTGGACAGCGCGGTGACCCTGCGGGTGCCGCCGGGCACGCCCAGCGGCCGGGTCCTGCGGGCCCGGGGCAAGGGCGTTGTCCGCCGCGACGGGCAGGCCGGTGACCTGCTGGTCACCCTGGACGTGGTGGTCCCGGCCCGGCTCTCCGACGAGGCCCGTGCGGCACTCGAGACGTTCGCGGCCCACACCCCCTCAGCGGCGCGGGAACATCTTGACGCCCGGGTGCGTCGAGTGGGATAG
- a CDS encoding DUF350 domain-containing protein, which produces MQTLVTDLLVTLAYGVVGVMLMGIGYVLVDVATPGRLNELIWTHRNRNAALLLASNLAGVGIIVVAAIVASDDNFVLGITGAAAYGLLGLVIMAAAFVVLDVATPGKLGEILVDPESHPAVWVTAVIHLATGAIIAAAIS; this is translated from the coding sequence GTGCAGACCCTCGTCACCGATCTGCTGGTCACCCTCGCCTACGGGGTGGTCGGCGTCATGCTGATGGGCATCGGCTACGTCCTGGTCGACGTGGCCACCCCCGGCCGCCTCAACGAGCTGATCTGGACCCACCGCAACCGCAACGCGGCGCTGCTGCTCGCCTCCAACCTGGCCGGCGTCGGCATCATCGTGGTCGCGGCCATCGTCGCCAGCGACGACAACTTCGTGCTCGGCATCACCGGTGCCGCCGCGTACGGCCTCCTCGGCCTGGTCATCATGGCCGCGGCGTTCGTGGTGCTGGACGTGGCGACCCCCGGCAAGCTGGGCGAGATCCTGGTCGACCCTGAGTCGCACCCGGCCGTCTGGGTCACCGCGGTCATCCACCTCGCCACCGGCGCGATCATCGCTGCCGCGATCAGCTGA
- a CDS encoding cation:proton antiporter has translation MHDFTTLLIEVGALLFLLGLLGRLSRRIGLSPIPLYLLAGLAVGHGGILDMHASEEFFAVGAEIGVILLLVMLGLEYSANELVGNLRSAAPAGLIDALLNALPGAAFALLLGWDWIAAVVLAGITWVSSSGVIAKVLADLGRVGNRETPVILSVLVIEDLAMALYLPLVTALLAGVGLLGGGIALAVAVGTVLLVLVVAIRYGHLISTAMSAKDPEALLLGVLGMTLLVAGVAAKLQVSAAVGAFLVGIALSGPVAHHATELLTPLRDLFAAVFFVFFGLVTDPRDIPPVLLPALALAVVTMGTKTLTGYLAARRAGIAEPGRWRAGLALVPRGEFSIVIAGLAVASGQVAPGLAALATAYVLITVVTGPMLARLPDFAWFKQWLRRRAAARPLEPLPSPD, from the coding sequence ATGCACGACTTCACCACACTGCTCATCGAGGTTGGCGCGCTGCTGTTCCTGCTCGGCCTCCTCGGCCGGCTCAGCCGCCGGATCGGCCTGTCCCCCATCCCGCTCTACCTGCTCGCCGGCCTCGCCGTCGGACACGGCGGCATCCTGGACATGCACGCCAGCGAGGAGTTCTTCGCCGTCGGCGCGGAGATCGGCGTCATCCTCCTGTTGGTCATGCTCGGCCTGGAGTACTCGGCAAACGAGCTCGTCGGCAACCTGCGCTCGGCCGCCCCGGCCGGTCTGATCGACGCCCTCCTCAACGCGCTGCCCGGCGCGGCCTTCGCCCTGCTGCTCGGCTGGGACTGGATCGCCGCGGTGGTGCTCGCCGGCATCACCTGGGTCTCCTCGTCCGGGGTGATCGCCAAGGTCCTGGCCGACCTGGGCCGGGTGGGTAACCGGGAGACACCGGTGATCCTCTCCGTGCTGGTCATCGAGGACCTGGCCATGGCGCTCTACTTGCCGCTGGTCACCGCGCTGCTGGCCGGGGTCGGGCTGCTCGGCGGCGGGATCGCCCTGGCCGTCGCGGTCGGGACGGTACTGCTGGTCCTGGTCGTCGCGATCCGGTACGGCCACCTCATCTCCACCGCGATGTCCGCCAAGGACCCGGAGGCGCTGCTGCTCGGGGTGCTCGGGATGACCCTGCTGGTGGCCGGCGTCGCGGCCAAGCTCCAGGTGTCGGCCGCGGTCGGCGCGTTCCTGGTCGGCATCGCGCTCTCCGGTCCGGTGGCACACCACGCCACCGAACTGCTCACCCCATTGCGGGACCTCTTCGCCGCGGTCTTCTTCGTCTTCTTCGGCCTGGTCACCGATCCCCGGGACATCCCGCCCGTCCTGCTGCCGGCGCTCGCCCTGGCCGTGGTCACGATGGGGACGAAGACCCTCACCGGCTACCTGGCCGCCCGCCGGGCCGGCATCGCCGAGCCCGGTCGCTGGCGGGCCGGGTTGGCCCTGGTCCCCCGAGGCGAGTTCTCCATCGTCATCGCCGGGCTGGCCGTGGCCAGTGGTCAAGTCGCACCGGGGCTGGCCGCGCTCGCCACCGCGTACGTGCTGATCACGGTGGTGACCGGCCCAATGCTGGCCCGCCTGCCGGATTTCGCCTGGTTCAAGCAGTGGTTGCGGCGTCGGGCAGCGGCCCGCCCGCTCGAACCGCTCCCGAGCCCGGACTGA